One Spirochaeta africana DSM 8902 genomic window carries:
- a CDS encoding DUF456 domain-containing protein, producing the protein MALEILVSVAAVLLGLAGLIGCIVPIVPGPPLSYLGMLLLALASGWLLYSLVVLVATGLAAVVAVVLDSLLPPAAGRRAGAGRGGVWGSIIGMLIGTVFFPPFGLVIGAFLGAYLGEVLYNRQNTRPLHAALAVLRGTMIATLIKLAVSGVILGYIGRGVFLLLQGSF; encoded by the coding sequence ATGGCACTGGAAATTCTTGTTTCGGTTGCAGCTGTTCTGCTTGGCCTGGCCGGGCTGATTGGCTGCATCGTCCCGATTGTACCGGGACCACCCCTGTCCTACCTGGGAATGCTGCTGCTGGCGCTGGCCTCCGGCTGGCTGCTGTACAGCTTGGTCGTGCTGGTGGCCACCGGCCTGGCTGCGGTGGTGGCGGTGGTGCTGGACTCGCTGCTGCCCCCGGCCGCCGGTCGCCGGGCCGGGGCTGGCCGCGGCGGCGTCTGGGGAAGCATTATCGGCATGCTGATCGGGACCGTGTTTTTTCCGCCGTTCGGGCTGGTGATCGGGGCTTTTCTGGGGGCATATCTTGGCGAGGTGCTGTATAACCGGCAGAACACCAGGCCGCTGCATGCGGCGCTGGCGGTTCTGCGCGGCACCATGATAGCGACCCTGATCAAGCTTGCGGTATCCGGGGTGATCCTGGGCTATATCGGCCGCGGGGTGTTCCTGCTGCTGCAGGGTTCATTCTGA
- a CDS encoding hybrid sensor histidine kinase/response regulator has product MGRPIRKALFAGLLILLSAGPAAAVAETETKVAAQDTAATAIAATAGAETAPAPAYPGLPPVVQLGPEVRRKALAGGLQYLEDPSGKLELADIADTAADSRWRPVPQRVLNLGYSRSVYWLRFRAAIEAVDPDYSWLLEIENFSLDSVELHTPQGVRRGGYSYPVGQTDIPHRNIVFPLGRQSSEAAGAPQTYYLRIQSLSSLSVPVSLVRSDAFVQRTSRENLMTGLFFGIMLIMVVYNLVFFLYLRDRSFLYYVLAVASYLVYLLAVHGVLYEYLSDAAPWLFRGQWSNLGPLFGAVGLYWGLLFARSFLATRQNDVRLDTMLRLLQLPILVYMAASLVGSYRLVAIIGNSTAVVWVIGLIIAGTGMAIRGVRNARFFLLTYGILILGVLLHSLRALGILPYSLLTAHGNQFGFALSSVVLSIGLVRSVHATLEARVAQRTSTIRAQQAELIEAKQQAEAASIAKSEFLANMSHEIRTPLQGVIGFTELLENTPLNEKQQKFLQHASLSAHSLMEVITDILDFSKIEAGRLELDPVQIDVIEVVRQSVGMMQMRAAQEGLDLQLELQDDMPAVATIDPVRLRQVVVNLLSNAIKFTEQGSVRVRMSWESRKGDTAAAQSTASMHDQSSGSAPEPGRYWIEVEDTGIGIPEAQRDKLFKAFSQADSSTTRRYGGTGLGLVISNHIAEKMGGRIRLESTPGKGSRFWFCVDAVHPAEPVAVPEPARPGAPMPMTGSPSILIAEDDPHNRVIIREIVHRILPTARLYEAQDGAEACRIAETLELQLVFMDMLMPEMDGIAATRCIREAEAEFDRPHVPIVALTARVQKEVRDQCLAAGMDDFLSKPIRAEQVREIARRYLGDAADHA; this is encoded by the coding sequence ATGGGCAGGCCTATCCGAAAAGCTCTTTTCGCTGGACTGCTGATCCTGCTGTCGGCAGGACCGGCGGCGGCCGTTGCCGAAACTGAGACAAAAGTCGCAGCGCAGGATACCGCCGCCACGGCTATCGCCGCCACGGCCGGCGCCGAAACCGCTCCTGCCCCCGCGTACCCCGGGCTGCCGCCGGTCGTGCAGCTTGGGCCCGAGGTGCGCAGAAAGGCCCTGGCCGGAGGCCTGCAGTACCTGGAAGACCCCTCTGGTAAGCTCGAGCTGGCCGATATAGCCGATACCGCAGCCGACAGCCGGTGGCGGCCGGTACCGCAGCGGGTGCTGAATCTGGGGTACAGCCGTTCGGTGTACTGGCTGCGATTCCGGGCCGCTATCGAGGCGGTTGATCCGGATTACTCCTGGCTGTTGGAGATAGAGAACTTCTCGCTGGACTCGGTAGAGCTGCATACACCGCAGGGCGTGCGACGCGGCGGCTACTCCTATCCGGTTGGTCAGACCGACATCCCGCATCGCAACATTGTCTTTCCGCTTGGTCGGCAGTCAAGCGAGGCTGCTGGTGCGCCACAGACCTATTACCTGAGAATCCAGTCTTTGAGCAGCCTGAGTGTACCGGTGTCGCTGGTGCGCTCGGATGCCTTTGTGCAGCGTACCTCACGCGAGAACCTGATGACCGGGCTGTTCTTCGGGATTATGCTTATCATGGTCGTGTACAACCTGGTGTTTTTTCTCTATCTGCGCGACCGGAGTTTCCTGTACTACGTGCTGGCGGTGGCCAGCTATCTGGTGTACCTGCTGGCTGTCCATGGTGTCCTGTACGAATATCTCTCGGATGCAGCCCCGTGGCTGTTTCGCGGGCAGTGGAGCAACCTTGGGCCGCTGTTCGGTGCGGTCGGGCTGTACTGGGGTCTGCTGTTTGCGCGCAGTTTTCTTGCCACCCGGCAGAACGACGTACGGTTGGACACGATGTTGCGGCTGCTGCAGCTGCCCATTCTGGTGTACATGGCCGCATCGCTGGTCGGATCGTATCGACTGGTGGCAATCATCGGCAACAGCACCGCGGTGGTCTGGGTTATCGGCCTGATTATCGCCGGGACCGGTATGGCAATCCGCGGGGTACGCAATGCCCGCTTTTTCCTGCTGACCTACGGAATCCTGATTCTGGGGGTGCTGCTGCATTCCCTGCGGGCGCTGGGGATTCTGCCCTACAGCCTGCTGACCGCCCACGGCAACCAGTTCGGCTTTGCCCTGAGTTCGGTGGTGCTGTCTATCGGGCTGGTACGCAGTGTGCATGCAACCCTTGAGGCGCGGGTTGCACAGCGCACCAGCACCATTCGTGCCCAGCAGGCCGAGCTGATCGAGGCCAAGCAGCAGGCCGAGGCAGCCAGTATCGCCAAGTCCGAGTTTCTGGCTAACATGAGCCATGAAATCCGCACCCCGCTGCAGGGGGTGATCGGGTTTACCGAGTTGCTGGAAAATACTCCGCTGAACGAAAAACAGCAGAAATTTCTGCAGCATGCCAGCCTTTCGGCCCATTCCCTGATGGAGGTGATCACCGACATCCTGGATTTCTCCAAGATCGAGGCAGGTCGTTTGGAGCTCGATCCGGTGCAGATTGATGTCATCGAGGTGGTGCGCCAGTCAGTCGGGATGATGCAGATGCGCGCCGCCCAGGAGGGGCTGGACCTGCAGCTGGAGCTGCAGGATGACATGCCGGCGGTCGCGACTATCGACCCGGTGCGGCTGCGTCAGGTAGTGGTGAACCTGCTGAGCAATGCCATCAAGTTTACCGAGCAGGGCTCGGTGCGGGTGCGTATGAGCTGGGAATCCCGCAAGGGCGACACCGCGGCCGCGCAGTCGACGGCCTCGATGCATGATCAGTCCTCCGGATCTGCCCCGGAGCCGGGGCGTTACTGGATAGAGGTTGAGGATACCGGGATCGGGATACCAGAGGCACAGCGCGACAAGCTGTTCAAGGCATTCTCCCAGGCCGACAGCTCCACCACCCGCCGCTATGGCGGGACTGGCCTCGGGCTGGTTATCTCGAACCATATTGCCGAGAAAATGGGCGGGCGCATCCGGCTGGAAAGTACCCCCGGCAAGGGTTCCAGGTTCTGGTTCTGTGTTGATGCAGTCCACCCGGCGGAACCGGTTGCGGTTCCGGAACCGGCGCGACCTGGGGCCCCGATGCCCATGACCGGCAGTCCGTCTATCCTGATTGCCGAGGATGACCCGCACAACCGGGTGATTATTCGGGAGATCGTGCACCGGATTCTGCCCACGGCCAGGCTGTACGAGGCCCAGGACGGGGCCGAGGCCTGCAGAATAGCCGAGACCCTGGAGCTGCAGCTGGTATTCATGGACATGCTCATGCCCGAGATGGATGGGATTGCGGCAACCCGCTGTATTCGCGAGGCCGAGGCCGAGTTTGATCGTCCCCATGTGCCGATTGTCGCCCTGACCGCGCGGGTGCAAAAAGAGGTGCGGGATCAGTGCCTTGCTGCCGGGATGGATGATTTCCTGTCCAAGCCGATTCGCGCCGAACAGGTGCGCGAGATTGCCAGACGCTACCTGGGGGATGCGGCCGATCACGCTTGA
- a CDS encoding chemotaxis protein CheA, with product MKTETDPLEIFREEAAEILSEFEQTLINLEEAPANLELVDAAFRHLHTLKGAASMFGFNGLVEVTHLLEALFEQIRNTGAAVSSEAVSTALRSRDEITRLVQAALDGAGDDTANQSIIADITRLMASGADAAGSTAGSGGSGQAPAGVLSDDAPGEQRSTRTFRIEYTPHPDVLKNGGNPLSLLQELGELGTTLVIGFCSRVPELAELDPEQCYIGWEILITTDRSEDELRDVFLFAQDSRKLEFVLIDAEELGDSNLSYKRLGELLVERGDIQPDQLASVMQDRDFLGQLLVEKGYVTGERLQSALEEQQYVRKLRETRQKVELSSTIKVRTDKLSALVNLVGELGTLHARMGLLAHRRQDEDMFTVSEQLESMLRQLRELAMEMHMVPVGLLFNGFRRLVRDLAADLGKEVRLVQEGTEAELDKNVLDKLKDPLLHIIRNSIDHGIESPARRRELGKPEEGTLTLRAQYSGASVLIEVQDDGAGLNSEKIRAKAVERGLIDAGQELSQEEIYDLIFEPGFSTADVATNVSGRGVGMDVVRSNLESISGSVSIRSEPGQGSTLSLRIPLTLAILEGLLAPVAGQRYLVNLANVVECVDLAEYDHDEDAGLVTYRGSKLPLLNIARMFGFSGQAESVYMLVVTNGQRKLGLAIDAVPSSYQGVVKPLGRMFSRHEGFSGAVMLGDGTPALVLDVERLFR from the coding sequence ATGAAGACCGAGACCGATCCGCTGGAGATCTTTCGCGAGGAGGCTGCCGAGATCCTGAGTGAGTTCGAGCAGACCCTGATCAATCTGGAGGAAGCCCCCGCAAACCTTGAGCTGGTGGATGCCGCGTTTCGCCATCTGCACACCCTGAAAGGGGCGGCCTCCATGTTCGGGTTCAACGGGCTGGTAGAGGTTACCCATCTGCTGGAGGCCTTGTTCGAACAGATCCGCAACACCGGTGCCGCGGTCAGCAGCGAGGCGGTCTCGACCGCCCTGCGGTCCCGCGACGAGATAACCCGGCTGGTACAGGCGGCCCTGGATGGCGCCGGCGATGATACCGCCAATCAATCGATTATTGCCGATATAACCCGTCTGATGGCGTCGGGTGCGGATGCCGCTGGCAGCACTGCCGGCAGCGGCGGGTCGGGGCAAGCCCCGGCCGGGGTGCTGTCCGACGATGCGCCCGGTGAACAGCGCAGTACCCGCACCTTCCGGATCGAGTACACCCCGCATCCGGATGTCCTGAAGAACGGCGGGAATCCGCTCTCGCTGCTGCAGGAGCTTGGCGAGCTGGGAACCACCCTGGTAATCGGCTTCTGCAGTCGCGTGCCGGAGCTGGCCGAGCTTGATCCCGAGCAGTGTTACATCGGCTGGGAGATTCTGATTACCACTGATCGCAGCGAGGATGAGCTGCGCGATGTGTTCCTGTTTGCCCAGGACTCGCGCAAGCTGGAGTTTGTGCTGATCGATGCCGAGGAGCTGGGTGATTCGAATCTCTCCTACAAACGGCTGGGCGAACTGCTGGTGGAGCGCGGGGATATCCAGCCTGATCAGCTGGCATCGGTTATGCAGGATCGGGACTTTCTGGGCCAGCTTCTGGTGGAGAAGGGCTATGTTACCGGGGAGCGGCTGCAGTCCGCCCTGGAGGAGCAGCAGTATGTCCGCAAGCTCCGCGAAACCCGTCAGAAGGTGGAGCTTTCATCTACCATCAAGGTACGTACCGACAAACTCAGTGCGCTGGTGAATCTGGTGGGTGAGCTGGGCACCCTGCATGCCCGTATGGGACTGTTAGCCCATCGGCGGCAGGACGAGGATATGTTTACCGTGAGCGAGCAGCTGGAATCCATGCTGCGGCAGCTGCGCGAGCTGGCCATGGAGATGCATATGGTGCCGGTCGGGCTGTTGTTCAACGGCTTTCGGCGGCTGGTGCGCGACCTGGCCGCAGATCTGGGCAAGGAGGTGCGGCTGGTACAGGAGGGCACCGAAGCCGAGCTGGACAAGAATGTGCTGGACAAGCTCAAGGATCCCCTGCTGCACATCATCCGCAACTCGATCGATCATGGCATAGAGTCCCCGGCCAGGCGACGGGAACTGGGCAAACCGGAAGAGGGTACCCTGACCCTGCGAGCCCAGTACTCGGGGGCCTCGGTCCTGATCGAGGTTCAGGACGACGGTGCCGGATTGAATTCTGAAAAGATCCGTGCCAAGGCAGTCGAGCGCGGCTTGATTGATGCGGGACAGGAACTGAGCCAGGAAGAAATCTATGATCTTATTTTCGAACCAGGGTTTTCTACCGCCGATGTAGCTACCAATGTCTCGGGGCGCGGTGTGGGAATGGATGTCGTACGCAGCAATCTGGAATCGATCTCCGGCAGCGTATCGATCCGCTCCGAACCAGGGCAGGGCAGCACTCTCTCGCTGCGAATCCCGCTCACCCTGGCTATCCTGGAGGGGCTGCTGGCTCCGGTAGCCGGGCAGCGCTATCTGGTCAATCTGGCGAACGTAGTCGAGTGTGTCGATCTGGCAGAGTACGACCACGATGAGGATGCCGGTCTGGTGACCTACCGTGGTTCCAAATTGCCGCTGCTGAACATTGCCCGCATGTTCGGGTTTTCCGGCCAGGCAGAGTCGGTCTACATGCTGGTGGTCACCAACGGGCAGCGCAAGCTTGGTCTGGCAATCGATGCGGTGCCGTCCTCGTATCAGGGGGTGGTAAAACCGCTGGGACGGATGTTTTCGCGGCACGAAGGGTTCTCCGGGGCAGTCATGCTGGGAGACGGCACCCCGGCACTGGTGCTGGATGTCGAGCGGCTATTCAGGTAA
- a CDS encoding STAS domain-containing protein codes for MIEVKSTKKKSTVIIRGRLTHSEAAEVHARLLQAVQAAGLVELDLDGVTGIDLAGYQLLLSLSRSAAAGKTTLQVNAGSCAARLQKLGGFAGLPQPFGGEAAS; via the coding sequence ATGATCGAGGTAAAGAGTACCAAAAAAAAGAGCACGGTAATCATTCGCGGCAGACTGACCCACAGCGAAGCCGCCGAGGTCCATGCCAGGCTGCTGCAGGCAGTGCAGGCGGCCGGGCTGGTGGAGCTGGATCTGGATGGCGTAACCGGCATCGATCTGGCCGGGTATCAACTGCTGCTCTCGCTTTCCCGCAGCGCTGCAGCCGGTAAAACCACCCTGCAGGTGAATGCCGGCAGTTGCGCTGCCCGCCTGCAGAAACTCGGCGGGTTCGCCGGGCTGCCGCAGCCCTTTGGCGGGGAGGCGGCATCATGA
- a CDS encoding response regulator, giving the protein MGHKILIIDDSATMRQMINIILKGAGHEVVQASEGSEGLAALDNSFDLVITDYNMPNMNGAEVIRRIRGGSAHPAVPVLMVTTESEDAKKQEGKEAGATGWVTKPFQKEQLLGVIDKVLSRTEF; this is encoded by the coding sequence ATGGGACACAAAATTCTGATTATCGATGATTCTGCTACCATGCGGCAGATGATCAATATTATCCTGAAGGGTGCCGGCCACGAGGTGGTACAGGCATCCGAGGGCAGTGAAGGGCTTGCTGCGCTGGACAACAGCTTCGATCTGGTAATTACCGACTATAACATGCCGAACATGAACGGTGCCGAGGTGATCCGCCGGATTCGCGGAGGATCGGCCCATCCGGCCGTGCCGGTACTGATGGTAACCACCGAAAGCGAGGACGCCAAAAAGCAGGAGGGCAAGGAGGCCGGGGCAACCGGCTGGGTAACCAAGCCGTTTCAGAAGGAGCAGCTGCTTGGGGTTATCGACAAGGTATTGTCCCGGACGGAGTTTTAG
- a CDS encoding hybrid sensor histidine kinase/response regulator codes for MRKVLVVDDERTTLTVIQQALKQHEYETEAFADPREALAAFRTQRFDLVLSDYYMPGMGGAEFLAAVRQHDEDCPFIFLTGNADLQIAIELVKSGADDYIVKPIVVEELVFRVNRCIEDSERRRALERIRQEHELIELEHQKLVNWRQLYASKDIRQTEQMIRQLSQAVNQAGGYLWVDLLEAELAEPQDGAYRLSVDLADMVLKAARSQKEIMEYITFIGDIDNIELEMHTHEVPALMQEIVAFCREDIEGRLAAYQRPFSVGVPRQVPHGVLKIDKVYLKRILHELLVNAIKYSPEGSRLTLSLDVRSDSRGSRLEITIQNRSRAAVARDADGQPVTGIPYDYSETVFDLFYTIDQFPTELPEEEWRTGTGLYVCRKLLKRQGGWIRSGNGTDHTGDAPAPVVRTTITLPIIQDSGS; via the coding sequence GTGAGAAAAGTACTGGTAGTCGATGATGAGCGCACCACTCTGACGGTGATACAGCAAGCCCTGAAGCAGCACGAGTACGAGACCGAGGCCTTCGCCGATCCGCGGGAAGCCCTTGCAGCATTTCGCACGCAGCGGTTTGACCTGGTGCTGTCGGATTACTACATGCCCGGGATGGGCGGCGCCGAGTTTCTGGCGGCCGTGCGGCAGCACGACGAGGACTGCCCGTTTATATTTCTGACCGGGAATGCTGATCTGCAGATTGCGATCGAGCTGGTAAAAAGCGGGGCCGATGACTACATCGTCAAGCCGATCGTGGTCGAGGAGCTGGTCTTCCGGGTGAACCGCTGCATAGAGGATTCCGAACGCCGGCGTGCGCTGGAGCGCATCAGGCAGGAGCATGAACTGATCGAGCTGGAGCATCAGAAGCTGGTGAACTGGCGGCAGCTGTATGCCAGCAAGGACATCCGGCAAACCGAGCAGATGATCCGGCAGTTGTCGCAAGCGGTAAATCAGGCCGGCGGCTACCTCTGGGTGGACCTGCTGGAGGCCGAGCTGGCCGAGCCGCAGGACGGTGCCTACCGCCTGAGCGTTGACCTGGCGGATATGGTGCTCAAGGCAGCCCGCTCCCAGAAAGAGATCATGGAGTACATCACCTTTATCGGGGATATCGACAATATCGAACTGGAGATGCATACCCATGAGGTGCCGGCATTGATGCAGGAGATCGTGGCCTTCTGTCGCGAAGACATCGAGGGGCGCTTGGCTGCATACCAGCGACCGTTCTCGGTGGGGGTTCCCCGGCAGGTGCCGCATGGTGTGCTCAAGATCGACAAGGTATACCTTAAGCGGATACTGCACGAGCTGCTGGTGAATGCCATCAAATACTCCCCGGAGGGGTCGCGGCTTACCCTGAGCCTTGATGTGCGCAGCGACTCACGGGGGAGCCGCCTGGAGATAACCATCCAGAATCGCAGCCGTGCCGCGGTTGCCCGGGATGCCGATGGACAACCGGTTACCGGAATTCCCTATGATTACTCGGAAACCGTGTTCGATCTGTTCTATACTATAGACCAGTTCCCGACCGAATTACCGGAGGAGGAATGGCGCACCGGAACCGGACTCTACGTCTGCCGCAAGCTGCTGAAGCGGCAGGGCGGCTGGATTCGCAGCGGCAACGGTACCGATCACACCGGGGATGCACCGGCGCCGGTGGTCCGGACGACAATCACCCTGCCGATCATTCAGGATTCCGGCAGCTGA
- a CDS encoding methyl-accepting chemotaxis protein, producing the protein MKNLRLGVKLIGGFILVAAIVLVVGIIGLVGSIQLRTNIEEIGLVRLPSIQSLLEVEIAAEEMMMAQRTLMSEQLDMTERRRYMGEYELASQELQATWEYFLTLPATDEEVVLSNRFENELDDWLQLNQRWTTMTREFEAIGILDPDELVANLQQFRGDHYELELQAAMLLLTGQEFEGGDDPTQCNFGRWLAEYQPDSAEMERLLQEVREPHNTFHQAAGLMRAELRAGNRNAALDLFQNTMMPASDQVFEYFDEMIRYAGQAENLRNDITGLVLGDIADEAYEALDILDELIAINERIAAQAVEDSVSNAATVILTVAVGMIVGIILALLFGVILTRGITRPVSLGVAFAKALSNGDMTANIDVNQKDEIGVLAKALTDMSVKLREIVREVQSATQNVSSGSEQLSSAAQQLSQGAAEQASSGEEVSSSMEEMSASIRQNSDNAMTTDQLAQKAAKNAASGGQAVSDTVDAMKDIAERITIIEEIARNTNLLALNAAIEAARAGEHGKGFAVVASEVRKLAERSQKAAVEISDVSKRSVSVAEDAGKTIAEVVEDIKKTAELVQEISASSNEQNSGAEQINQALIQLDQVTQQNAGASEEIASTAEELSAQAEQLEETISFFKIDASAHRPALGAPAQRAAGSTGGSAGGGAGSGGAAARAAAQKSGQGHHPGAAAPKGTKATGITLAEDSHSRRQEMPRIQLDEDEFEEY; encoded by the coding sequence ATGAAGAATCTTCGTCTGGGGGTAAAGCTGATTGGCGGCTTTATTCTGGTAGCGGCCATCGTGCTGGTTGTCGGAATTATCGGGCTGGTGGGGTCAATCCAGCTGCGAACCAACATAGAAGAGATCGGGCTGGTTCGCCTGCCCAGCATCCAGTCGCTGCTGGAGGTCGAGATCGCTGCCGAAGAGATGATGATGGCTCAGCGTACCCTGATGTCGGAGCAGCTTGATATGACCGAACGCCGTCGCTACATGGGCGAGTATGAGCTGGCCAGCCAGGAGCTGCAGGCAACCTGGGAGTATTTTCTTACCCTCCCGGCTACCGACGAGGAGGTGGTACTGAGCAACCGCTTCGAGAACGAGCTTGACGACTGGCTGCAGCTGAACCAGCGCTGGACAACCATGACCCGGGAGTTCGAGGCGATCGGCATCCTGGACCCGGATGAGCTGGTAGCCAACCTGCAGCAGTTTCGCGGGGACCACTACGAACTCGAGCTGCAGGCTGCCATGCTGCTGCTGACCGGACAGGAGTTCGAGGGCGGGGACGATCCCACCCAGTGCAACTTCGGTCGCTGGCTGGCCGAGTACCAGCCAGACAGTGCCGAGATGGAGCGCCTGCTGCAAGAGGTTCGTGAGCCGCACAACACCTTCCACCAGGCCGCCGGGCTGATGCGTGCCGAGCTGCGTGCCGGCAACCGCAACGCCGCGCTGGACCTCTTCCAGAACACCATGATGCCCGCCTCGGACCAGGTGTTCGAGTACTTTGACGAGATGATCCGGTATGCCGGACAGGCCGAGAACCTGCGCAACGATATAACCGGGCTGGTGCTGGGGGATATCGCCGACGAGGCCTACGAGGCCCTGGATATCCTGGATGAGCTGATCGCCATCAACGAGCGGATCGCCGCTCAGGCAGTGGAAGACTCGGTGTCTAATGCCGCTACGGTCATCCTGACGGTTGCCGTGGGGATGATAGTCGGGATCATCCTGGCCCTGCTGTTCGGGGTAATCCTGACCCGCGGCATTACCAGGCCGGTATCCCTGGGGGTTGCCTTTGCCAAGGCCCTTTCCAACGGTGACATGACTGCCAATATAGATGTAAACCAGAAGGACGAGATCGGGGTACTGGCCAAGGCCCTGACGGACATGAGCGTCAAGCTGCGCGAGATCGTGCGCGAGGTACAGAGCGCCACCCAGAACGTATCCAGCGGCAGCGAGCAGCTGAGTTCGGCGGCACAGCAGCTCTCGCAGGGGGCTGCCGAGCAGGCCTCCAGCGGCGAGGAGGTATCCAGCTCCATGGAGGAGATGTCGGCATCGATCCGGCAGAACTCCGACAACGCCATGACCACCGATCAGCTGGCCCAGAAGGCCGCCAAGAACGCAGCCAGCGGCGGGCAGGCGGTCAGCGACACCGTGGATGCCATGAAGGACATCGCCGAGCGGATCACCATTATCGAGGAGATCGCCCGCAACACCAACCTGCTGGCCCTGAACGCGGCCATCGAGGCTGCCCGGGCCGGGGAACACGGCAAGGGCTTCGCGGTGGTTGCCAGCGAGGTACGCAAGCTGGCCGAGCGCAGCCAGAAGGCGGCGGTAGAGATCAGCGATGTATCCAAGCGCAGCGTATCGGTTGCCGAGGATGCCGGCAAAACCATTGCCGAGGTGGTCGAGGACATCAAGAAAACCGCCGAGCTGGTGCAGGAGATCAGCGCCTCCAGCAACGAGCAGAACTCCGGCGCCGAGCAGATCAACCAGGCACTGATCCAGCTGGATCAGGTAACCCAGCAGAACGCCGGGGCATCGGAAGAGATCGCCTCTACCGCCGAGGAGCTCTCGGCACAGGCCGAGCAGCTTGAGGAAACCATCAGCTTTTTCAAGATTGATGCCTCGGCCCATCGCCCGGCGCTGGGGGCGCCGGCACAGCGTGCTGCCGGCAGCACAGGTGGCAGCGCAGGCGGTGGTGCGGGCAGCGGCGGCGCAGCGGCACGAGCAGCGGCACAAAAATCCGGGCAGGGGCACCACCCCGGTGCTGCCGCACCCAAGGGCACCAAGGCCACCGGCATAACCCTGGCCGAGGATTCGCACAGCCGCCGGCAGGAGATGCCCCGCATCCAGCTGGACGAGGATGAGTTCGAAGAGTATTGA
- a CDS encoding GNAT family N-acetyltransferase, giving the protein MEYYKKAGRRLFREYASLDAQAFGVSIEDCLRQTPQQAVRLLLQDKQVVAGLTLHQGGQWLGGQRLASGLIAGVAVRPDQRGSGAGRLLMQEMLQELHAAGTPLSALYASTSAFYRKLGYALAGDYSRWEVPSAALPAASGRRQSAAVGATATAGTSGTTTIAGAAGAAGTASSIVQCDPANPQTRSAVIACYQEYAARYNGMLDRPEEFWDRILIPHQQQVHLYIACSDPNDPCRTCRGYAVLNHTRQNGRIELRDAAAGDHDAADALLDLLAGHRSVADHINWPGPAGSPLLLRIPDHARIQRTGSERWLLRICNAAAALEQRGYPPVSIQLQLHVNDTVIPANSGEYLLTLHDGTPEVHTARSSDEPARHPRPRITTSAEGLAALLAGIPAAQLAAAGLLQGTSGGLAAAESIFHGGAAAIQDKF; this is encoded by the coding sequence ATGGAATATTATAAGAAGGCCGGCCGGCGTCTGTTTCGCGAGTATGCGAGCCTGGACGCCCAGGCATTCGGCGTATCGATCGAGGATTGTCTCCGCCAGACCCCGCAGCAGGCTGTCAGACTCCTGCTGCAGGATAAACAGGTAGTTGCGGGGCTGACCCTTCACCAGGGTGGGCAATGGCTGGGTGGGCAGCGTCTGGCCTCCGGCCTGATTGCCGGGGTGGCGGTTCGGCCCGACCAGCGCGGCAGCGGCGCCGGTCGCCTGCTGATGCAGGAAATGCTGCAGGAGCTGCATGCGGCCGGCACCCCGCTGAGTGCCTTGTATGCCAGCACCTCGGCCTTTTACCGCAAGCTTGGCTATGCCCTGGCCGGCGACTACAGCCGCTGGGAGGTACCTTCTGCAGCGCTGCCCGCAGCCAGCGGCCGGCGGCAGTCCGCTGCCGTGGGCGCCACGGCCACCGCGGGCACCTCGGGCACCACAACCATCGCCGGCGCCGCGGGCGCCGCAGGCACCGCCAGCAGCATTGTGCAGTGCGATCCGGCCAACCCGCAGACCCGCTCTGCTGTCATCGCCTGCTACCAGGAGTATGCTGCCAGGTATAACGGCATGCTGGATCGCCCCGAAGAATTCTGGGACCGTATCCTGATCCCGCACCAGCAGCAGGTTCATCTGTACATTGCCTGCAGTGATCCAAACGATCCGTGCCGGACCTGTCGCGGCTATGCGGTACTGAACCACACACGGCAAAACGGTCGGATCGAGCTGCGGGATGCTGCCGCCGGCGACCACGATGCGGCCGATGCCCTGCTGGATCTGCTGGCCGGCCATCGCAGTGTCGCCGACCATATCAACTGGCCGGGCCCGGCCGGCAGTCCGCTGCTACTGCGCATCCCGGACCATGCCCGCATCCAGCGTACCGGCAGCGAGCGCTGGCTGCTGCGAATCTGTAACGCCGCCGCAGCCCTGGAGCAGCGCGGCTACCCGCCCGTCTCCATCCAGCTGCAGCTTCATGTAAACGATACCGTGATCCCGGCCAACAGCGGCGAGTACCTGCTCACCCTGCACGACGGCACGCCAGAGGTGCACACCGCCCGCAGCAGCGACGAGCCGGCCCGACACCCGCGCCCGCGCATCACGACATCGGCCGAGGGCCTGGCGGCACTGTTGGCCGGCATCCCTGCCGCCCAACTGGCAGCTGCCGGATTGCTGCAGGGCACAAGCGGCGGCCTGGCTGCCGCTGAATCGATATTTCATGGAGGTGCTGCCGCAATCCAGGATAAATTCTGA